A window of Pecten maximus chromosome 12, xPecMax1.1, whole genome shotgun sequence genomic DNA:
attttaaacgTGTGATTAGATAAGTGCATCAAAAATTGACAAAACGTAAAATCTTTATATTATTTAAGTAAAATGTGTCTAACGGAAACGATTATCTAAATATGAATTTAGTTTGGACAATCAGAATCTTTGTGTACAAacgttatatatctatataaaataacCCCAATAAAACGTGAATACTCAAAACTAAAATCATTCTTAGgggatatttttttctctttggGATGTTATTAGACTTGTATTTTCACgtttatttcttcatttttaatAGTTGTTCAAACCGCATCTGACTGTCCAAACTAAATTCCTAATAACATTGTATAATGCTGTAGTTTTAGTATTgcttatttgttattttaattaCATACTTTGTGTCTTATTTTAAATCAAGTGtccaaattgaaaaaaaaagtgaatcAAAATGTGTTTCTAATAATATTAATCATTCCGAAGGAATATGTGATACAACAAGATAATTAAGTTTGTaattttctcttttctttcaacatttatttctattttgggaaaataatttaaaacatattttcgagtaaatgtaaagaaatataattttttctttaaatagaAATTTATTGTTCATTATCGCTAGTTAATTCCCTAATTCAATGTGAATTTATAGAAAATGATTAAACcaatatgataaaatatgttattttttaaggaATGTTTGCAATATTAGTCATATCATCAAGTTGTATTTTAAGCTATCTGTAATTGCAAATTCAATAGAAACTGGAATTGAAAATATAGTTGTTATAAaagagaatatatatacataatatgttAGTTTTACTGTCAAATAAAAGGGGATACCGGTAGTGTCTATATGGAAACCCAGGGTGACTGCTATTTGGGTTGCACTTAGTAAACTCTGACATATACCCGTTTTCTTTATTGAATTTGTGCTAACAACTCATGTTAGATACCTTACAAGTTAAGAAAATAACATAGTCACCAATCATCATGGTTTTGAATTTATTAGCTAAGGTATATTTAAGCCTGGTAGATTTCCTCGCTTcacattgtaacataattaAATTTCTATCAGCTTGTTCATCAAATTTTGGACAAAATAAACTACGTTATCGCAATGTAGTGAGGGCTGCCTCCATTCACAACACTGTAGTTTAACTTATTGTAGTCACAACCCCTATAATTTGAATGACAATGACAGATTTTAAATCTTTTTAGTACATCGATCGTTTCAAcagaatacatttatatatatctggcaACATACGGTTTGTATTCAAGTGGTAAACTTGGGATTATCTGAGTTGAGCAACGAAAAagaattttgttaaaaacaagAAAGACATCATCAGGTGACATTTGATACATCATGCTGCTTAGAACATCGATCCCGTCCATAATTATAACGTGCTGCCACCTAGCGGGTTAAATGACCCCCGCAGACGACAGAGCATTAACTGGCCAATCGCTGTCGCCGACCAGAAGCCTATTCACCAGAGGAAACGAGCTCAAGAAAATGATCGAAAGCAATTCCACTGGCCAGTTAGGATCGCTCGTCAGAGCAAGTGCAGTCAGTACAGCAAAAGTGAATCTGCTTATTTGAAGGTAGACATTTTCTGTTGTTGACATAGGAACGACATTCATCACAggaaaaaatatcacaacatttatactgtatttttttgttttatgaaagAAAGCTACGGGCGAAATATATGAATAATGACTTTCGAAACATATCTGGTATTGACATTATAATATATTCTCCTAAAATCATTGGATGAGTTTTACAGGACATAATTAACTCTATGATATTATTTGGGCAGAACTTGTGACAATATTACTTGGAAGCAGGAAAGTGAACATGAAGCCGATTTTACCTGTTCCGAAACACGCTTCGAATGGATTTTCTATAGATTCTTTGATTCACAAAGACAGTCGCACCACCTCGGGTATCGAACCCCAACACAGCATTGCAAGTTCTATCTCTTCTGGGCTCACATCCTCTCCTCCGGATGCTGCTCTGATAGCGGGTAGGATCCCCCCATTACACCCGGCATTGCCTCCTCACGTGCGAAACTTGTTGTTAGCTGAACAATCTCAACTAAATCCCAATGATTTGCTAACGTTACAAAGGTCTGCAGCATGGGCGTTTCAGAATACCATGGCCCCGGGGGTAACGTCCCTGGGTCGGACACTTCCGCCTCCAACAGGCCCTTCACTTCATCCTTTTTATCCTGGACTTTTAGGTGCTAGCCGAGATCCCACAAACATGTACCCCTGGATGTTGGCACGACATCCCCAGGGACTGTTTGGTCTTCCGTTCGGTAAGTACTTAAATATATGGATTTAAAAAAGTATTGTTCAAGTTCTGTAATGTTTACCTTTTAATActaacatatataaaatatcgtcaatatttgtttaataatCAAGTCTTCTAGATTATCGATTTCGATTTCCATCAAATCATTTCACTGGAAATGGCATTAAAATTCTTGTGACACCTGTGAAATTTTATGATGATAATTGAAGaaagaaatatgatttatataaatgaatattgactaaattttgcattttgtaatatcaatattttcttaatttctttCTATTCATTTTCTTTCGCTTTGCTTTTTATCTTTCATATTTTGGTCGTCGAATAAAATAgatttgtatttgtgttttattaattatactatttattatttttgtgttaCATTTAAATCGTTTTTACCACTTACAATGTGTTATTTTCctgttatatttacatgatTCCATCATTTTAAGTTTTGATAAGGGAAAAAAACTCGTATTGGTTATATTAGTTTTACCCATAATTTGATTGAATGAACACTTATCatcaattaaaatttacacTTATTGTAATGAATACCTATCTGATATAATAACAATTTCCCATATGTGACATTCACGAAGAATATTGCAAATACTTTTCAATCTTATATTAAAACCATGTTGTTGTCAATTATAAGaaatacttatttattatttaaatgttttgacaGTTTAGTTTTCAAACGAATCTGAACGAAGACCATTTAACCTTATGATTATatttataccaaaatgtctgccTTCGCCAGCATGTTGTTTATGATGACGCCGACATTATCTGAACAATTGAACACCGTAGGACCACTATCCTCATGATTTCCTGACGCGACTCCCACAATATCATGtctatattttttaaaagttgggttcaacatgttttttttcataaaaagtcATTGACAGTGCTTTTAGGTCCATTAATCTTCATATTTAGGAACCTTGATTTCTCCGGCCGGCAGTTCACCCTAGGGTAGCTTGCGATAATTACCTGTGGATACAAGAGTGTAATCACCTGGAGATCCATATATCACTGTGTATGACACCGACCAATTATCATATATCGACTATTAGTAATTTTGAAGAAGTTTTTAATATGGTAAAACGCCAGTACTGTTTTATTCTGGTTTTATGAGGCTTGGGGTAAATTGACCATATTAACAGAAGTATTAGGTAAATTATGTCAATTAAGCAGCAAATCATTGGGTGATTCT
This region includes:
- the LOC117340027 gene encoding homeobox protein EMX2-like — translated: MKPILPVPKHASNGFSIDSLIHKDSRTTSGIEPQHSIASSISSGLTSSPPDAALIAGRIPPLHPALPPHVRNLLLAEQSQLNPNDLLTLQRSAAWAFQNTMAPGVTSLGRTLPPPTGPSLHPFYPGLLGASRDPTNMYPWMLARHPQGLFGLPFGHQDPSFYFHPYRKPKRIRTAFSPSQLLKLEHAFEKNHYVVGQERKDLAAKLGLTETQVKVWFQNRRTKFKRIKSDDDETQDDSEGQHQDDINVTDYHEGASESESEENE